DNA from Nitrospira sp.:
GGCGCAGATGCCGGTCGGTGATACCCAGGCTCGTTGCGACGCCTGCCAATCCGTCCGTATCGAGCGCACGATCCTCGATCAGGCCCGCCGCTGCCTGCGCCACGCGCGTTGTCGCATCCACGCTTGCATTGCCCGGCGCGAGCTCGGGACGGCAACGCAGACAAGGTCGGTAGCCGGCTACTTCGGCCGCAGCGGCGGTCGGATAGAAGCGGCAGTTCTCGAATCTGGGTGGCTTTACTGTGCAGACCGGCCGACAATAGATGCGCGTCGACGAGACCGCGACAAAGAAGCGTCCGTCGAAGCGCGTGTCGCGTGCACGTAATGCGCGGTAACAAGTGGCGGGATCAATCGTCATGGGTGCCATTATAGACAGAGCGGGCGGCACCTGCTCGCCATTTTCGGACATGACAATTCGCTAGCCCGGCATGTCCGTCACCCAGGTTTGCTCAAGAGTTTCAGCCACAAAAACCCGATGGCTCCTGCCATCAAGGAAGTCAAAAGAGTGGCCATCTTCGAAGCGCTGATGATTTCGGCGTTACCAGCAAAGGCGAGGTTGGTAATGAAGATGGACATGGTAAATCCGATACCGCCAAGCATCCCGGCACCAACAATATGTCGCCAATGCATGCCGAGCGGCAATCGGCATAGGCCGCTTGTTACGGCTACAATACACAGGCATGTCACCCCCAACGGTTTTCCTACAATCAAACCGACAATGATGCCAATGCTGTTGGGACCGGTCAACCCGTACAGCCAATCCTCCCCGACAGGCACGCCCGTATTGGCAAGCGCGAAAATCGGCAAGATGATGAAGGCAACTGGTTTGTGCAATGCATGCTCGAGTCTGTGCGAGGGCGATTCTTCGTCGTCGTCTTTTGCGGAGAAGGGGACGGCGAAAGCCAGCATCACCCCGGCCATCGTCGCATGAACGCCCGACTTCAGCATGAGAAACCACATCACTGCGCCGCCACACACATACGGTGCGAGGGACATGGTCCGGAAGAGACGATTCAACGCCAGAAGCAGGGCCCACAG
Protein-coding regions in this window:
- the nhaA gene encoding Na+/H+ antiporter NhaA; this encodes MTTFGRDLIDHQRRLSYTFQRFFDSEKSGGILLLICTAMSLLVANSSIGAGYMNLWQTNIGGLSLEHWVNDGLMAIFFLLIGLELERELYSGELSDFRTALLPIVAAAGGMAAPAMIHFSLNWGTPTQAGIGIPMATDIAFALGVLAMLGNRIPASLKVFVVAFAVIDDLGAIVIIATFYTEDVSVWFLAGAVALWALLLALNRLFRTMSLAPYVCGGAVMWFLMLKSGVHATMAGVMLAFAVPFSAKDDDEESPSHRLEHALHKPVAFIILPIFALANTGVPVGEDWLYGLTGPNSIGIIVGLIVGKPLGVTCLCIVAVTSGLCRLPLGMHWRHIVGAGMLGGIGFTMSIFITNLAFAGNAEIISASKMATLLTSLMAGAIGFLWLKLLSKPG